One Aegilops tauschii subsp. strangulata cultivar AL8/78 chromosome 7, Aet v6.0, whole genome shotgun sequence genomic window carries:
- the LOC109731713 gene encoding putative F-box/LRR-repeat protein 9: MRKKKKNQRHRPTYAKEKEKSRHRPTLIAAHKTNLASLTLRIAIPMQPPSLHQPPSAATPRGRKGRASRRRDRTWHVTVFNHMPVPWERDWADLPQDAISCILRKLDQVELLLGGAAAVCRSWRRIARHEPELWRCIDARDLPAVPPFGWQAVRTNLVRSALRLSAGQCEVFAAELFDDDLFLFLGEQAPLLKRLYLIKCYYVSKKVFAKVMRKFPLLEELELSMWFGSTEMLEIVAEACPRLKHFSLIKKDRFYKPADDGNAFAIAKMHELRSLYLDSNRLTHKGLTVILDGCPHLEHLNVFECKYLKMDDDLLEKCSRVNMAGPRYSLPYLPCSCCWSPDYPNHEDYEDYREDSYYYIGDHIDDDDLAEHERLLDVKGMRRYLP; the protein is encoded by the exons ATgcgaaagaaaaagaaaaatcaaaGGCACCGACCTACCTATgcgaaagaaaaagaaaaatcaagGCACCGACCTACGCTTATCGCAGCCCATAAAACAAATCTTGCCTCGTTAACGCTCCGCATCGCGATCCCGATGCAGCCGCCATCGCTCCACCAGCCGCCGTCGGCGGCCACGCCGCGCGGCCGAAAGGGACGAGCCAGCAGGAGGAGAGACCGGACGTGGCACGTCACGGTGTTCAACCACATGCCGGTGCCGTGGGAGAGGGACTGGGCGGACCTTCCCCAGGACGCGATCTCCTGCATCCTCCGCAAGCTGGACCAGGTGGAGCTCCTGCTGGGCGGCGCCGCGGCGGTGTGCCGCTCCTGGCGCCGCATCGCGCGGCACGAGCCCGAGCTGTGGCGCTGCATCGACGCGCGCGACCTGCCGGCCGTTCCGCCCTTCGGCTGGCAGGCCGTCCGCACCAATCTTGTGCGCTCCGCCCTGCGGCTCAGCGCCGGGCAGTGCGAGGTCTTCGCCGCCGAGCTCTTCGACGATGACCTGTTCCTCTTCCTCGGCGAGCA GGCACCCTTATTAAAGAGGCTCTATCTCATCAAGTGTTATTACGTCTCAAAGAAAGTATTTGCAAAGGTTATGCGCAAGTTCCCTCTCCTTGAAGAGCTCGAGCTTTCGATGTGGTTTGGTAGCACAGAAATGCTTGAGATCGTCGCTGAAGCCTGCCCACGCCTGAAGCACTTCAGTCTCATAAAAAAAGATCGTTTTTACAAACCTGCAGATGATGGTAATGCTTTCGCGATTGCGAAGATGCACGAGCTACGTTCCTTGTATCTCGACAGCAACAGACTCACCCACAAAGGGCTGACAGTGATCCTTGATGGCTGTCCCCACCTAGAGCACCTTAACGTTTTCGAATGTAAGTATCTCAAGATGGATGATGACCTGCTGGAGAAGTGTTCTCGAGTTAACATGGCTGGCCCTCGGTACTCTTTGCCATATCTGCCTTGCAGTTGCTGTTGGAGTCCCGACTATCCAAATCACGAGGATTATGAGGATTACCGTGAGGATTCTTATTACTACATCGGTGATCACATCGACGATGATGATCTTGCAGAACACGAGAGGCTTCTTGACGTCAAGGGCATGCGGAGGTACTTGCCCTAG